GCGCCGGCGCGGCGAGCGCGAAGCGCGAACCGCCGGGTGACGATCGCCACGACGGCGATCATCGCTGGTGCCGCGGCCGTTTCGACGGCCTCTTATTCCCTATGCCGTGCCGTGCCGCAGGGCCTGCGCCGCTATTATTGGTGGGCGCGACGATGATCGCGGCCCGTTACGAAACCCTCAGCCGCGCCGCCATCTTCCTCGCCGGGATCGATCCCGGCTCTTCCGCGTCGCAGCGCGCCGACTATGCGCGGTCGCGATTCGTGGGCAATTGCCTGAGCGAGATCGACCGATTCTACGCGTTGCTGATCGATGCCGTCGTCGACGCATCGCCGGCGCTGGCGCGGGAGCGCAACACGGCGCTGAAGCTCGGCCGCGTGTCGCCGGACGCGATCGGGTTGATCGCCGATCAGCGTCGCCTGCGCGCTATCGGGCGGACGCGCGCCTGCCTATCTTATTGCCGTGGCCGTGTGTGCCGGCCCGACGATCGCGGAACGGCGTGGATGAGCGCGGGCTGGACGGGGCGCGACGGCGTGCGCCTGCGCCGTTATGCGATGGGCGACCGGCTGCATCCCTCGACCCGCGATCTTGCGGACATCGCGGCTTTCTATCAGCGGCTGGGCGATGCGCTCGTCGTGCCCGGGGCCGCGCTCGCCAGGGCGGCCTGACGCGAGACGCGGGCCATGGCGCAGCGCGCGCGCCGGCGTTACACCGCGTCGACATGAAGCCCGTCATCTTCGGCCTGTCCGGCCCCGCGCTCACCGGCGACGAACGCGCCTTCTTCGCCGACGTCGAACCCGCTGGCTACATCCTCTTCAAGCGCAACGTGGAAACGCGCGACCAACTGCGCGCGCTGACCGATTCGCTACGCGATCTCGCCGGGCGCGACGATCTGGCGATCCTGATCGATCAGGAGGGCGGGCGCGTCGCGCGGATGGCGCCGCCGGAATGGCCCGCCTTTCCCGCCGGCCCCGCCTTCGCCGCGCTGTACGAGCGGGCGCCGATGTCCGCGATCCAGGCGATGCGCGCCAACGGCCAGGCGCTTGGCCTGATGCTCAGCGCGGTCGGTATCACCGTCGATTGCGCGCCGCTGCTCGACGTCGCGCAGCCCGACACGACGGCGGCGATCGCCAGCCGCGCCTATGGCAGCGACCCGATGCAGGTCGCCGCGCTCGGCCGGGCGATGCTGGAGGGGCTGGCGGCGGGCGGCGTCGTCGGCGTCGTCAAGCATATGCCCGGCCACGGCCGCGCGATCGTCGATTCGCATTACGATCTGCCGACCGTCACGGCGGATGCCGAATCGCTTGCGATCGACCTCGAACCGTTCCGCACGCTTGCGCAAGCGCCGATGGGGATGACGTCGCACATCGTCTTCCAGGCGTGGGATGCGGCACGGCCCGCGACGCTGTCGCCCGTCGTCATCGCACAGGTGATCCGCGGCATGATCGGCTTCGACGGCCTGCTGATGACCGACGATATCGACATGAAGGCGCTGTCGGGCAGTGCGGGGGACAAGGCCGCGGGTGCGATCGCGGCGGGATGCGACCTCGTCCTCGATTGCTGGGCGCGGATGGACGAGATGGTCGATATCGCGAACCGGTTGGGCGACATCGCGCCCGCCGCCCGCGCGCGGCTCGATCGCGCGATGGCGATGCGCACTCCGCCGCAGGGCGATTTCAACGCGCTGATCGCCCGCCGCGACGCCTTCCTCGCGCTCGCCTGATGGCCGAACCCGAGCAGCTGACGCTCGATCTCGACGGGTGGGAGGGGCCGCTCGACCTGTTGCTGTCGCTCGCGCGCGCGCAGAAGGTGGATCTGCGCGCCATCTCGATCCTCGCGCTCGTCGAGCAATATCTGCGCTTCGTCGATCGGGCGAAGGTGCTGCGCCTCGAGCTGGCCGCCGATTATCTCGTGATGGCGGCGTGGCTCGCCTACCTCAAGTCGGCACTGCTGCTGCCGCGCGATCCGGAGGTGGAGGTCGATCCCGAGGAACTGGCGCTCCGCCTGCAATTGCGCCTTGAGCGGTTGAACGCGATGCGCGAGGCGGGCGCGCGGTTGATGGCGCGCGACCGGCTGGGCCGCGACGTCTTCACGCGGGCAAGGCCGGAGGGGCTTCGCACCGTCCGCCATGCACGATGGCAGGCGGAGCTGTACGACGTCATCGCCGCCTACGGCCGGATCAGCGCGCGCAACCGTCCGGTGATGCACGTCGTCGCCGATCGGGAGGTAATGACGCTGGAGACGGCGCTGGCACGGATCGGCGCGCTGCTCGGTGTGCGGCTCGACTGGTCGACGCTGGAAAGCTTCCTGCCCGACGGCAGCGCGCGGCTGCGCAAGTCGGCGCTCGCCTCGTCCTTCCTCGCCGCGCTTGAACTGGCGAAGCAGGGCAGGGCCGAATTGCGCCAGAGCGCGCCCTTCGCGCCGCTCTACCTGCGGGCCGCATCATGAAGCCGCCCGATGACGTCGTCCGCGCGGTCGAGGCTTTGCTGTTCGCCTCGGCGGAGCCGTTGTCGCTCGATTCGATCCGCGCCCATGTCGGCGGCGGCGACGTGCGCGCGGCGCTCGCCCGGCTTGAAGCGGATTATGCCAGCCGCGGTATCGCGCTCGTCCGCCGCGGGGAGCGCTGGCATTTCCAGACCGCGCCCGACCTCGCGCACCTGCTGC
This portion of the Sphingomonas sp. FARSPH genome encodes:
- the nagZ gene encoding beta-N-acetylhexosaminidase, whose protein sequence is MKPVIFGLSGPALTGDERAFFADVEPAGYILFKRNVETRDQLRALTDSLRDLAGRDDLAILIDQEGGRVARMAPPEWPAFPAGPAFAALYERAPMSAIQAMRANGQALGLMLSAVGITVDCAPLLDVAQPDTTAAIASRAYGSDPMQVAALGRAMLEGLAAGGVVGVVKHMPGHGRAIVDSHYDLPTVTADAESLAIDLEPFRTLAQAPMGMTSHIVFQAWDAARPATLSPVVIAQVIRGMIGFDGLLMTDDIDMKALSGSAGDKAAGAIAAGCDLVLDCWARMDEMVDIANRLGDIAPAARARLDRAMAMRTPPQGDFNALIARRDAFLALA
- a CDS encoding segregation and condensation protein A, producing the protein MAEPEQLTLDLDGWEGPLDLLLSLARAQKVDLRAISILALVEQYLRFVDRAKVLRLELAADYLVMAAWLAYLKSALLLPRDPEVEVDPEELALRLQLRLERLNAMREAGARLMARDRLGRDVFTRARPEGLRTVRHARWQAELYDVIAAYGRISARNRPVMHVVADREVMTLETALARIGALLGVRLDWSTLESFLPDGSARLRKSALASSFLAALELAKQGRAELRQSAPFAPLYLRAAS